Proteins encoded together in one Lachnospiraceae bacterium JLR.KK008 window:
- a CDS encoding BMP family ABC transporter substrate-binding protein yields MRSKILSALLCVSMVAAMLTGCGSAPQESAPAAETEAAAAEGDAAEEDQQVTSSEASADGGYELALVTDLGTIDDKSFNQGAWEGMEKYAKENNISYKYYQPQEGTTDAYIETIGLAIEGGAKLVVCPGFLFEEPVYVVQEQYPDVHFILLDGEPHDADYNYSTAENVMPILFQEDQAGYLAGYALVKDGYTKLGFMGGMAVPAVIRFGYGFVQGADAAAEELGVDVEIMYNYTGAFAATPEAQAMAASWYQNGTEVVFGCGGAVGNSVMAAAEEAGAKVVGVDVDQSSESETVITSAMKQLSVSVYDGVKAFYDGSFPGGSTTVFTAENNGVGLPMDTSKFETFGQADYDALFAKLAGGEISIENSTEDSTTADLTLAKTTVNFVE; encoded by the coding sequence ATGAGAAGCAAAATTTTAAGCGCATTATTGTGCGTGAGCATGGTTGCGGCTATGCTGACAGGATGTGGCAGCGCGCCGCAGGAGTCCGCACCCGCTGCCGAGACAGAAGCGGCAGCAGCTGAGGGAGATGCAGCAGAGGAAGACCAGCAGGTAACATCTTCCGAGGCATCCGCAGACGGCGGTTATGAGCTGGCGCTCGTGACAGACCTGGGAACGATCGACGATAAGTCTTTCAACCAGGGTGCATGGGAAGGCATGGAGAAATATGCAAAGGAAAACAATATTTCCTATAAATATTACCAGCCGCAGGAAGGCACGACCGACGCCTACATCGAGACGATCGGACTTGCGATCGAAGGTGGTGCAAAGCTGGTCGTATGCCCGGGATTTTTGTTTGAGGAGCCTGTCTATGTAGTACAGGAGCAGTATCCGGACGTTCACTTTATCCTGCTTGACGGCGAGCCTCATGATGCGGACTACAATTACAGCACGGCTGAAAATGTTATGCCGATTCTGTTCCAGGAAGATCAGGCCGGTTATCTTGCAGGCTATGCGCTTGTAAAAGACGGTTATACAAAGCTCGGTTTTATGGGCGGTATGGCAGTTCCGGCGGTTATCCGTTTCGGTTACGGATTTGTACAGGGCGCTGACGCGGCAGCAGAAGAGCTTGGCGTTGACGTAGAGATTATGTACAACTATACAGGTGCATTCGCGGCGACACCGGAGGCACAGGCAATGGCAGCAAGCTGGTACCAGAATGGTACAGAAGTTGTATTTGGCTGCGGCGGCGCAGTTGGTAACTCTGTTATGGCAGCAGCAGAAGAGGCAGGCGCAAAGGTAGTCGGCGTTGACGTTGACCAGTCTTCAGAGTCTGAAACGGTTATTACTTCCGCAATGAAACAGCTCAGCGTTTCCGTATATGACGGTGTGAAAGCGTTTTATGACGGTTCTTTCCCTGGCGGAAGCACGACTGTATTTACAGCAGAGAACAACGGTGTAGGCCTTCCGATGGATACTTCTAAATTCGAAACATTTGGACAGGCTGACTATGATGCTCTGTTTGCAAAACTGGCAGGCGGCGAAATCTCGATTGAGAACAGCACAGAGGACAGCACGACGGCAGACCTGACTCTGGCAAAGACGACAGTGAATTTCGTAGAGTAA
- a CDS encoding ABC transporter ATP-binding protein has protein sequence MDYVIEMLNITKEFPGIIANDDITLRVKQGEIHALLGENGAGKSTLMSVLFGLYQPEKGTIKVKGREAAIKGPLDANALGIGMVHQHFKLVHNFTVLQNIVLGIEAVKGGIIQMADARKKVMALSEKYNLLVDPDALISDITVGMQQRVEILKMLYRDNDILIFDEPTAVLTPQEIDELMRIMKDLVAEGKSILFITHKLNEIKAVADRCTVLRRGKYIGTIEVADADKETMSEMMVGRKVNLTVEKSEAKPGDVVLEVKDVCVKSVREGHAQNVVDHVSFQVRKGEIVCIAGIDGNGQTELVQAITGLGNMSQGSIIVNGEDMTHKAIRYKNTHGMSHIPEDRHKHGLVLDYNLAYNLVLQQYFEPTFSKGGFLKKDKIREYADMLIEKYDIRSGQGLETITRSMSGGNQQKAIVAREIMRDPDILLAVQPTRGLDVGAIEYIHRQLVAQRDSGSAILLVSLELDEVMNLSDRILVIFEGAIVADLNPKETTVQELGLYMAGSKRKGAAQNA, from the coding sequence ATGGACTATGTAATTGAAATGCTGAACATCACGAAAGAATTTCCCGGTATTATCGCCAACGATGATATTACATTGCGTGTGAAACAGGGAGAGATTCATGCGTTGCTGGGGGAGAACGGCGCCGGAAAGTCTACGCTGATGAGTGTCCTTTTCGGACTGTATCAGCCGGAGAAAGGAACCATCAAAGTAAAAGGCAGAGAAGCGGCGATCAAAGGCCCGCTGGATGCCAATGCGCTGGGGATCGGCATGGTGCACCAGCACTTTAAACTGGTACATAATTTTACCGTACTGCAAAATATCGTATTGGGGATAGAGGCAGTGAAGGGCGGTATCATTCAAATGGCGGATGCCAGGAAGAAAGTGATGGCGCTCAGTGAAAAGTATAATCTGCTCGTAGATCCGGATGCGCTCATCTCCGATATTACGGTAGGGATGCAGCAGAGGGTGGAAATCCTGAAGATGCTGTATCGTGATAACGATATTCTGATTTTTGATGAACCGACGGCAGTTCTGACACCGCAGGAGATCGACGAGCTGATGCGGATCATGAAAGATCTGGTGGCGGAAGGCAAGTCCATATTGTTTATCACGCATAAGCTGAATGAAATCAAAGCGGTGGCCGACAGATGTACGGTGCTGCGCCGGGGAAAATATATTGGTACGATTGAGGTTGCCGACGCAGATAAAGAGACGATGTCGGAGATGATGGTAGGACGGAAAGTCAACCTGACTGTGGAGAAATCCGAGGCAAAGCCGGGAGATGTCGTACTTGAGGTAAAAGATGTCTGTGTAAAGTCCGTGCGGGAAGGACACGCGCAAAATGTTGTCGACCATGTGAGTTTCCAGGTACGGAAAGGCGAGATTGTCTGCATCGCAGGCATCGACGGCAATGGTCAGACGGAGCTTGTACAGGCCATCACCGGACTGGGGAATATGAGTCAGGGAAGCATTATTGTCAATGGAGAGGATATGACGCATAAGGCAATCCGTTATAAAAATACGCACGGAATGTCCCATATCCCGGAGGACAGACACAAACACGGACTGGTTCTTGACTATAATCTGGCCTACAATCTTGTGTTGCAGCAATATTTTGAACCGACTTTCAGCAAAGGCGGTTTTCTGAAGAAAGATAAGATCAGAGAGTATGCGGACATGCTCATCGAAAAATATGATATACGAAGCGGACAGGGCCTGGAGACGATTACGCGCAGTATGTCCGGCGGGAATCAGCAGAAAGCGATCGTTGCCAGAGAGATTATGAGAGATCCGGATATTCTGCTGGCGGTTCAGCCCACGAGAGGACTGGACGTGGGAGCCATTGAATATATCCACAGACAGCTCGTAGCACAGAGGGATTCAGGAAGCGCTATTTTGCTCGTCTCTCTGGAACTGGATGAAGTCATGAACTTAAGCGACCGCATTCTTGTCATCTTTGAGGGGGCGATCGTGGCAGATCTGAATCCAAAAGAGACGACGGTACAGGAACTCGGTCTTTATATGGCCGGCTCGAAGAGAAAGGGGGCAGCACAGAATGCGTAA
- a CDS encoding ABC transporter permease: MRKGKFDYTGVLSSVFAIVIGLLMGLVILVLCNPGQAFPGFAMILTGAFTHGAKGVGQVFYYSTTIILTGLSVGFAFKTGLFNIGASGQFIVGGFGAVYIGVMCENLGSFHWVVALLAGVLLGAIWGSVPGLLKAFFNVNEVISAIMMNYIGMYAVNWFVKSYKPIFNNLRNESKPVLSTANIPKMGLDKIFPESSINGGFLIAVLAVILVYIVLDKTTFGYELKAVGYNRDASRYAGINEKKSIILSMVIAGAIAGLAGACLYLAGTGKHIEIVDVIADEGFTGISVALLGLCHPIGILFSGIFIAYLTAGGFYLQLFEFSTEIIDIIVAIIIYFSAFALIVKMLLQKFSKGKAEKRQEDPPGPEEKTMRKGGNEA, translated from the coding sequence ATGCGTAAGGGTAAGTTTGACTATACAGGGGTGCTGTCGTCTGTCTTTGCCATTGTGATCGGTCTGTTGATGGGACTTGTAATCCTCGTACTTTGCAATCCGGGGCAGGCGTTCCCGGGGTTTGCAATGATTCTGACGGGAGCCTTTACCCATGGAGCCAAAGGCGTGGGACAGGTGTTTTATTATTCGACGACAATCATCCTTACAGGACTTTCCGTCGGTTTTGCCTTTAAGACCGGATTGTTCAATATCGGCGCCAGCGGACAGTTTATCGTGGGTGGTTTTGGGGCTGTGTATATCGGTGTGATGTGTGAAAATCTGGGGAGTTTCCACTGGGTTGTGGCACTGCTCGCAGGTGTGCTGCTCGGTGCCATATGGGGTTCTGTCCCGGGACTGCTGAAAGCATTTTTCAATGTGAATGAAGTAATTTCCGCAATTATGATGAACTATATCGGCATGTATGCGGTCAACTGGTTTGTGAAAAGTTATAAACCGATCTTCAATAACCTTCGCAACGAGAGCAAGCCGGTGCTGAGCACCGCCAATATTCCCAAAATGGGACTGGATAAGATTTTTCCCGAGTCCAGCATCAATGGTGGCTTCCTGATCGCAGTGCTGGCGGTAATTCTTGTCTACATCGTTTTGGACAAGACGACATTCGGCTACGAGCTGAAAGCGGTCGGATACAACAGAGATGCCAGTCGCTATGCGGGCATTAACGAGAAAAAGAGCATCATTCTCTCAATGGTCATCGCAGGAGCGATTGCCGGACTGGCAGGGGCCTGTCTCTATCTGGCGGGAACGGGCAAGCATATTGAGATCGTGGACGTTATTGCGGACGAGGGCTTTACCGGTATCTCGGTCGCGCTGCTTGGACTTTGTCATCCGATCGGCATTTTATTCTCGGGAATTTTTATCGCCTATCTGACGGCGGGCGGCTTTTATCTGCAGCTCTTTGAGTTTTCTACGGAGATCATCGACATCATCGTGGCGATTATCATATATTTCAGTGCATTTGCACTGATCGTGAAGATGCTGCTTCAGAAATTCAGTAAGGGTAAAGCGGAGAAAAGACAGGAGGACCCTCCGGGACCGGAGGAAAAAACTATGCGGAAGGGAGGAAACGAAGCATGA
- a CDS encoding ABC transporter permease, with the protein MSVVYFIFQQTMFFSIPLLIVALGGMFSERSGVVNIALEGIMTMGAFTSILFLNMTGKTMSGQGQLLIAIAIAMVTGVFFSLFHAYAAINMKADQTISGTALNMFAPAFAIFVARILQGVQQVQFSNTFRIEAVPVLGSIPVLGDLFFKNTYITTYLGIAILVISTIVLYRTRFGLRLRACGEHPQAADAAGVNVYRMQYAGVIISGALAGLGGLVFVVPTSTNFNATVSGYGFLALAVLIFGQWKPVRIMWASLFFGLTKAIAAAYSGIPFLHNMGIPSYLYKMIPYIATLIVLIFTSKNSQAPRASGVPYDKSAR; encoded by the coding sequence ATGAGTGTCGTATATTTTATATTTCAGCAGACGATGTTTTTTTCCATTCCTCTTTTGATCGTGGCTCTCGGCGGCATGTTCTCGGAACGAAGCGGTGTCGTCAATATTGCGCTGGAAGGCATTATGACGATGGGCGCCTTTACGAGCATTCTGTTTCTCAATATGACGGGCAAGACAATGAGCGGACAGGGGCAGCTTTTGATCGCGATTGCCATCGCGATGGTGACAGGGGTGTTTTTTTCTCTCTTCCATGCCTATGCGGCGATCAATATGAAAGCCGATCAGACGATCAGCGGTACGGCGCTGAACATGTTTGCGCCTGCATTCGCCATCTTTGTAGCGAGAATCCTTCAGGGTGTGCAGCAGGTGCAGTTCTCGAATACGTTCCGTATTGAGGCTGTTCCGGTGCTTGGCAGCATTCCGGTGCTCGGTGATCTGTTCTTTAAAAACACATATATTACAACCTACCTGGGGATCGCAATTCTGGTAATCTCCACGATCGTTTTATACCGGACGAGGTTCGGACTGCGGCTTCGTGCCTGTGGGGAACATCCGCAGGCGGCCGATGCGGCAGGGGTGAATGTATACCGGATGCAGTATGCAGGCGTGATTATTTCCGGCGCTCTGGCCGGGCTTGGAGGACTGGTATTTGTCGTACCGACGTCTACAAACTTTAATGCGACTGTTTCCGGCTACGGGTTTCTGGCGCTGGCGGTACTTATCTTCGGACAGTGGAAGCCTGTGCGTATCATGTGGGCCTCTCTGTTTTTCGGATTGACGAAGGCGATTGCAGCAGCCTATTCGGGTATTCCGTTTTTGCACAATATGGGCATACCCAGCTATCTGTATAAGATGATTCCGTATATCGCAACGCTCATTGTTCTCATATTTACCTCGAAAAATTCTCAGGCGCCCCGTGCCAGCGGCGTACCGTATGACAAGAGTGCAAGGTAG
- a CDS encoding ABC transporter ATP-binding protein, with protein MSELITLKDICKIYNPGENEVRALDGVNLHIDENEFVAIIGQSGSGKSTLMNVLGCLDVPTSGTYMLHGQDVSHMTDDELSDIRNKEIGFVFQGFNLIQNLTALENVELPLIYRNVGRKERETLSLAALQKVGLEKRMTHKPAEMSGGQQQRVAIARAIAQAPPVILADEPTGNLDSGSTKEIMEILRGLHRDGRTVILITHDNEIAAQAERVIKIKDGKIWSDTADGESQREPEE; from the coding sequence ATGTCGGAACTGATCACCCTGAAGGACATCTGTAAAATTTATAATCCGGGAGAAAATGAGGTGCGGGCGCTGGATGGTGTCAATCTGCACATTGATGAAAATGAGTTTGTGGCGATTATCGGCCAGTCTGGCTCCGGAAAATCAACACTGATGAATGTGCTCGGCTGCCTGGATGTGCCGACAAGCGGAACTTATATGCTGCACGGACAGGACGTGTCGCATATGACGGATGATGAGCTTTCTGATATTCGCAATAAAGAGATTGGTTTTGTCTTTCAGGGATTTAATCTGATTCAGAATCTGACAGCTCTGGAAAATGTGGAGCTGCCACTGATCTATCGCAATGTCGGGAGGAAGGAACGGGAGACGCTCTCTCTTGCGGCGCTGCAAAAGGTAGGACTGGAAAAGCGGATGACGCATAAGCCGGCCGAGATGAGCGGCGGACAGCAACAGAGAGTAGCCATCGCCAGGGCCATTGCACAGGCTCCACCGGTGATCCTGGCAGATGAGCCTACCGGGAATCTGGACTCTGGCTCTACCAAAGAGATCATGGAGATTCTGCGGGGGCTTCACAGAGATGGAAGGACGGTTATACTGATCACGCATGACAATGAGATTGCGGCGCAGGCGGAGCGGGTGATCAAGATCAAAGACGGGAAGATATGGTCGGATACCGCAGATGGGGAAAGCCAGAGAGAGCCGGAAGAGTAA